In Burkholderia gladioli, a genomic segment contains:
- a CDS encoding MlaA family lipoprotein produces MQTMRLRNTVLAVAAVAAMSGCATVQTPTKGDPFEGFNRTMYKFNDTVDTYALKPVAKGYQWAVPQPVRDSVTNFFSNIGDVYIAANNLVQLRIADGVGDIMRVVINTVFGVGGLFDVATVAKLPKHTADFGLTMGHYGVPSGPYVVLPFLGPSTVRDTAGLAVDYAGNPLTYVSPDALSWSLFGVNLINTRANLLGAGDVLDAAAIDKYSFVRNAYLQRRQSLIAASGGPGGRKAAASVPDYSSDALPKYDVPEDGSAPAAPASGADAASSAAAAPDPSSATHVPAQNVVPPSPNGLHWPSLRLH; encoded by the coding sequence ATGCAGACCATGCGCCTCAGGAACACGGTTCTGGCCGTCGCGGCCGTTGCCGCGATGAGCGGTTGCGCCACCGTCCAGACGCCCACCAAGGGCGATCCGTTCGAGGGCTTCAACCGGACCATGTACAAGTTCAACGACACCGTCGACACCTACGCGCTCAAGCCCGTGGCCAAGGGCTACCAGTGGGCGGTGCCGCAGCCGGTGCGCGACAGCGTGACGAACTTCTTCTCGAACATCGGCGACGTCTACATCGCCGCCAACAACCTCGTGCAGCTGCGCATCGCCGACGGCGTGGGCGACATCATGCGCGTGGTGATCAACACGGTGTTCGGCGTGGGCGGCCTGTTCGACGTCGCGACCGTCGCCAAGCTGCCCAAGCACACGGCCGACTTCGGCCTGACCATGGGCCACTACGGCGTGCCCTCGGGCCCCTACGTGGTGCTGCCCTTCCTCGGACCGAGCACGGTGCGCGACACGGCGGGCCTGGCGGTCGACTATGCCGGCAACCCGCTCACCTACGTGAGCCCGGACGCGCTGAGCTGGAGCCTGTTCGGCGTGAACCTGATCAATACGCGCGCCAACCTGCTCGGCGCCGGCGACGTGCTCGACGCGGCCGCGATCGACAAGTATTCCTTCGTGCGCAATGCCTACCTGCAGCGCCGCCAATCGCTGATCGCCGCCTCGGGCGGCCCCGGCGGACGCAAGGCGGCGGCCAGCGTGCCCGACTACAGCAGCGACGCGCTGCCGAAGTACGACGTGCCCGAGGACGGCTCGGCGCCTGCCGCCCCGGCCTCGGGCGCGGATGCCGCGTCGTCGGCCGCCGCCGCGCCGGATCCCTCCAGCGCGACCCACGTGCCGGCCCAGAACGTCGTGCCGCCCTCGCCGAACGGCCTGCACTGGCCCAGCCTGCGGCTGCACTGA
- the mlaD gene encoding outer membrane lipid asymmetry maintenance protein MlaD, with product MTMKKTALDFWVGLFVVLGFLALLFLALKVGNMSSLSFQPTYPVKMKFDNIGGLKPRAAVKSAGVVVGRVGSIGFDTNTYQAVVTVDLDKQYPFPKDSSAKILTSGLLGEQYIGLEPGGDTEMLKAGDTISMTQSAIVLENLIGQFLYSKAADAGGAKPAAASGAGAH from the coding sequence ATGACGATGAAAAAGACTGCTCTCGACTTCTGGGTCGGCCTCTTTGTGGTGCTGGGTTTCCTGGCGCTGCTGTTCCTCGCGCTGAAGGTGGGCAACATGAGCTCGCTGTCGTTCCAGCCGACCTATCCCGTCAAGATGAAGTTCGACAATATCGGCGGGCTCAAGCCGCGCGCGGCCGTCAAGAGCGCCGGCGTGGTGGTCGGCCGGGTCGGCTCGATCGGCTTCGACACCAATACCTACCAGGCGGTGGTGACCGTCGACCTGGACAAGCAATACCCGTTTCCGAAGGATTCCTCCGCGAAGATCCTGACCTCGGGCCTGCTCGGCGAGCAGTACATCGGGCTCGAGCCCGGCGGCGACACCGAGATGCTGAAGGCCGGCGACACGATCTCGATGACGCAGTCGGCGATCGTGCTGGAGAATCTGATCGGGCAGTTCCTGTACAGCAAGGCAGCGGATGCGGGCGGTGCGAAACCGGCCGCGGCATCGGGGGCCGGCGCGCACTAG
- a CDS encoding ABC transporter ATP-binding protein has product MSSPSESLLELRDVDFGYGGDRLVLSNLNLRFGRGQVVAVMGGSGCGKTTVLRLIGGLVRASRGQVLFDGADVGAQSRDGLYALRRKMGMLFQFGALFTDMSVFDNVAFVLREHTDLPEPLIRDLVLMKLNAVGLRGARDLMPSEVSGGMARRIALARAIALDPQLIMYDEPFAGLDPISLGITANLIRTLNQALGATSILVTHDVPESFAIADYVYFLGNGGVLAQGTPDELRASTEPSVRQFIDGVPDGPFRFHYTSPPLDADFGLGGGRR; this is encoded by the coding sequence GTGAGCTCTCCTTCCGAGTCCCTGCTGGAACTTCGCGACGTCGATTTCGGCTATGGCGGTGACCGGCTCGTCCTGTCGAATCTGAACCTGCGCTTCGGGCGCGGGCAGGTGGTGGCGGTGATGGGCGGGTCCGGCTGTGGCAAGACGACGGTGCTGCGACTGATCGGCGGCCTGGTGCGGGCCAGCCGCGGCCAGGTGCTGTTCGACGGCGCCGATGTCGGCGCGCAGTCGCGCGACGGCCTCTATGCGCTGCGCCGCAAGATGGGCATGCTGTTCCAGTTCGGCGCCCTCTTTACCGACATGTCGGTGTTCGACAATGTCGCCTTCGTGCTGCGCGAGCATACCGACCTGCCCGAGCCGCTGATCCGCGACCTGGTGCTGATGAAGCTCAACGCGGTCGGCCTGCGCGGCGCGCGCGACCTGATGCCCTCCGAGGTGTCGGGCGGCATGGCGCGCCGCATCGCGCTGGCGCGCGCGATCGCGCTCGACCCCCAGCTGATCATGTACGACGAGCCCTTCGCCGGGCTCGACCCGATCTCGCTGGGCATCACCGCGAACCTGATCCGCACGCTGAACCAGGCGCTCGGCGCGACCTCGATCCTGGTCACCCACGACGTGCCCGAATCGTTCGCGATCGCCGACTACGTCTACTTCCTCGGCAACGGCGGCGTGCTCGCCCAGGGCACGCCCGACGAGCTGCGGGCCTCGACCGAGCCGAGCGTGCGCCAGTTCATCGACGGCGTGCCCGACGGCCCGTTCCGGTTCCACTACACCAGCCCGCCGCTCGACGCGGACTTCGGCCTTGGCGGAGGGCGGCGATGA
- the mlaE gene encoding lipid asymmetry maintenance ABC transporter permease subunit MlaE encodes MISAIGRYVVGGLERTGYASRLFVRLVLECFALLRRPRLVTKQIHFLGNYSFVIIAVSGLFVGFVLGLQGYYTLNRYGAEQSLGLLVALSLVRELGPVVTALLFAGRAGTSLTAEIGLMKAGEQLTALEMMAVDPIKTVVAPRMWAGIITMPLLSAIFCAVGVLGGYFVGVVLIGVDPGAFWSQMQGGVDVWSDVGNGVLKSVVFGFAVTFTALYQGYEAKPTPEGVSRATTKTVVYASLAVLGLDFLLTALMFS; translated from the coding sequence ATGATCAGTGCAATCGGTCGTTACGTGGTCGGTGGCCTCGAACGCACGGGTTATGCCTCGCGGTTGTTCGTGCGGCTGGTGCTCGAATGCTTCGCGCTGCTGCGCCGCCCGCGCCTGGTCACCAAGCAGATCCACTTCCTCGGCAATTACTCCTTCGTGATCATTGCCGTGTCGGGGCTGTTCGTCGGCTTCGTGCTGGGCCTGCAGGGCTACTACACGCTGAACCGCTACGGCGCCGAGCAGTCGCTCGGGCTGCTGGTGGCGCTCTCGCTGGTGCGCGAGCTCGGCCCGGTGGTCACCGCGCTGCTGTTCGCGGGCCGCGCCGGCACCTCGCTGACCGCCGAGATCGGCCTGATGAAGGCCGGCGAGCAGCTCACCGCGCTCGAGATGATGGCGGTGGACCCGATCAAGACGGTGGTCGCGCCGCGCATGTGGGCCGGCATCATCACCATGCCGCTCTTATCGGCGATCTTCTGCGCGGTCGGCGTGCTGGGCGGCTACTTCGTCGGCGTGGTGCTGATCGGCGTCGATCCGGGCGCGTTCTGGTCGCAGATGCAGGGCGGCGTCGACGTCTGGTCGGATGTCGGCAACGGCGTGCTCAAGAGCGTGGTGTTCGGCTTTGCCGTCACCTTCACCGCGCTCTACCAGGGTTACGAGGCGAAGCCGACGCCCGAGGGCGTGTCGCGCGCGACCACCAAGACCGTCGTGTACGCCTCGCTCGCCGTACTCGGCCTCGATTTCCTGCTGACCGCGCTGATGTTCAGCTAG
- the thiE gene encoding thiamine phosphate synthase — protein MSRGASTPAHFAELFWPPADELAAAAERIRTRLGDWPARAAPMRICVAAPEHPAAGDLLIVTAGDAEAEAARAAGVIAAGGAVIAIDERHATLVSGTARHALTAAAQLADDWIAALAAFLDCGFEPHDALVLALAWRDGDEAAAGDPWPVDPARFPSIAGAPAAPEPAFAPCPARLGLYPVVPSADWVERVLDYGARTVQLRLKGVPAGQLADEVARAVAAGRRHPDARVFINDHWRLAIEAGAYGVHLGQEDLQTADLGAIAAAGLRLGLSSHGYYEMLVALRLRPSYLALGPVYATTTKAVAAPPQGLARIARYARLAGRRAPLVAIGGVTAATLPAVIATGVGSVAVVSAVTAAADPRAAVASLGACFEA, from the coding sequence ATGAGCCGCGGCGCCTCCACCCCCGCGCATTTCGCCGAGCTGTTCTGGCCGCCCGCCGACGAGCTCGCGGCGGCCGCCGAGCGGATCCGCACGCGGCTCGGCGACTGGCCCGCCCGCGCCGCGCCGATGCGAATCTGCGTCGCGGCACCCGAACATCCGGCCGCTGGCGACCTGTTGATCGTCACCGCCGGCGACGCGGAAGCCGAGGCCGCGCGCGCCGCCGGCGTGATCGCGGCGGGCGGCGCCGTGATCGCGATCGACGAGCGTCACGCCACCTTGGTGAGCGGCACGGCGCGCCACGCGCTGACGGCCGCCGCGCAACTCGCCGACGACTGGATCGCCGCGCTGGCCGCCTTCCTCGACTGCGGGTTCGAGCCGCACGACGCGCTGGTGCTGGCGCTGGCCTGGCGCGACGGCGACGAGGCCGCCGCGGGCGATCCCTGGCCGGTCGATCCGGCCCGCTTTCCCTCGATCGCCGGCGCGCCGGCCGCGCCCGAGCCGGCCTTCGCGCCGTGCCCGGCGCGGCTCGGCCTGTACCCGGTGGTGCCGTCGGCAGACTGGGTCGAGCGCGTGCTCGACTACGGCGCGCGCACCGTGCAACTGCGCCTGAAGGGCGTGCCGGCCGGGCAACTGGCCGACGAGGTGGCGCGCGCGGTCGCGGCGGGGCGCCGCCATCCCGATGCGCGCGTATTCATCAACGATCACTGGCGGCTGGCGATCGAGGCGGGCGCCTATGGCGTGCACCTCGGGCAGGAGGACCTGCAGACGGCCGACCTGGGCGCGATCGCGGCGGCCGGGCTGCGCCTGGGGCTATCGAGCCACGGCTACTACGAGATGCTGGTGGCGCTGCGCTTGCGCCCGAGCTACCTGGCGCTGGGCCCCGTCTACGCCACCACCACCAAGGCGGTCGCCGCGCCGCCCCAGGGGCTGGCGCGGATCGCCCGCTACGCGCGGCTGGCCGGCCGGCGGGCGCCGCTGGTCGCGATCGGCGGCGTTACCGCCGCCACGCTGCCGGCGGTGATCGCCACCGGCGTGGGCAGCGTCGCCGTGGTCAGCGCGGTGACGGCGGCGGCCGATCCGCGCGCGGCCGTCGCCTCGCTCGGCGCCTGCTTCGAGGCCTGA